The nucleotide sequence GACCGAGTACGGCTTCGACTGGTCGACCGACTACTGCTCGTCCAGCCCGGACAACCCGCTCGGCTTCAACTTCAGCCTCTCCTGCTACCGGCACGACTTCGGCTACCGCAACCACAAGGCCATGGGCATCTTCCCGGCCAACAAGTCCCGCCTGGACAGCGCGTTCTACGCCGACCTGAAGCGGGTCTGCGCCACCTACAACACCGTCGTACGACCCGCCTGCTACAGCCTCGCCTGGACCTACTACCAGGCGGTCAGCGTCTTCGGCTCGGTCGCCGCCGTGCAACAGGCCGACCTGGACC is from Micromonospora terminaliae and encodes:
- a CDS encoding phospholipase; translated protein: MSRRLTTLLAAGTIALLTAVGVATPAAAAVSTEQKLAVLSSWTQTSASSYSAWNSARVNRAPWTEYGFDWSTDYCSSSPDNPLGFNFSLSCYRHDFGYRNHKAMGIFPANKSRLDSAFYADLKRVCATYNTVVRPACYSLAWTYYQAVSVFGSVAAVQQADLDRAARMKAQAERTAARH